taTAATGCCCTAACCAATGCAACCTTTTCTCACGCACAGATGCTGTACTGGCTAAAGCAGCTGTCCACTCTCACTACAAACACAAAGCTGGAAAATCAAAGCGAATGCGCACAAGTTTCACCAATGAGCAGCTGTCCAGACTGGAGAAGGAGTTCGCACGGCAGCAGTATATGGTGGGATCTGAGCGCTTCCTCCTGGCGTCTGCTCTCCAGCTCACTGAAGCACAGGTAAATAAACATCAGTTTTGAAATGCAATTATGAATGCATTTATATTAAAACGTAACCTAAACACCGACTCTACACAGATCAGATGCTAAACCTTTTTTTCCTCTTGCAACTCCAGGTTAAAGTTTGGTTCCAGAACAGACGCATCAAGTGGAGAAAACAGAGTCTTGAGCAACAACAAGCCAAACTAGCCAAACTGGGACTCGCCGTGCCACCAAAGAGCCCCGGATCTCAGGGCAGAGAGGATGAGGAAAGAGATTTCACAGAAGAGTCTGATGTAGACATTGACATCGACGATTCACTTCAagactgaaaaaacaaca
Above is a genomic segment from Garra rufa chromosome 2, GarRuf1.0, whole genome shotgun sequence containing:
- the noto gene encoding homeobox protein notochord; amino-acid sequence: MQMPGRAYETYGQSVRPFHPDYATSSKPSTGKSFTIDALLARPDHTERDRTSAYRNVSNQAPVSSSALPFAAQVYSQMPHFAYNQSIMHTQTGYPVFCYPPYNYQTTCRGAMYAQDAVLAKAAVHSHYKHKAGKSKRMRTSFTNEQLSRLEKEFARQQYMVGSERFLLASALQLTEAQVKVWFQNRRIKWRKQSLEQQQAKLAKLGLAVPPKSPGSQGREDEERDFTEESDVDIDIDDSLQD